The following are encoded in a window of Sinomonas cyclohexanicum genomic DNA:
- a CDS encoding leucyl aminopeptidase has translation MFSNSQAALQAVSKDPRKTPSDVLVVGVAQGADGPVLLDNPLTARNAEAVGSTLAALGVTGAADQLHRLPGLPEAGAHVLALAGVGKVDAGASPTAEQLRRAAGSAIRQLAGHATVVLALPAATPEDVAAVAEGAALGSYSYTEHKSDAADTKPNVANVIIHTPAAGTPEADAALARASVLGTAVNATRTLVNMPPSQLYPETADAARELAKGLPVKVTVFDEKRLAKDGFGGILAVGQGSVRPPRMVKVEYVPAKAPAAKSVHLVGKGITFDSGGISIKPAANMDQMKSDMAGAATVLNATLAAARLGLAVKVTAWLCIAENMPSGSAQRPADVITIRGGRTVEVLNTDAEGRLVMADGLAAASEEGPDALIDVATLTGAALIALGTRTAGVMGDDAVTRPLLDAAASAGEAAWPMPLPEELRAGLDSATADIANAGERPGGMLTAAIFLKEFVGTRADGSTVPWAHIDIAGPAFNTGSAYGHTPKQGTGSTVRTLVGYLEDVARA, from the coding sequence GTGTTCTCCAACAGCCAAGCCGCCCTCCAGGCCGTGTCCAAGGACCCGCGCAAGACTCCGAGCGACGTGCTCGTGGTCGGCGTCGCCCAGGGCGCGGACGGCCCCGTGCTGCTCGACAATCCGCTGACGGCCCGCAATGCCGAGGCGGTGGGTTCGACCCTGGCCGCGCTTGGCGTCACGGGCGCCGCCGACCAGCTGCACAGGCTCCCCGGCCTTCCCGAGGCAGGCGCCCACGTCCTGGCCTTGGCCGGGGTCGGAAAGGTCGACGCCGGCGCCTCGCCCACGGCGGAGCAGCTGCGGCGCGCGGCGGGTTCCGCCATCCGCCAGCTGGCCGGACACGCCACCGTGGTCCTCGCGCTGCCCGCGGCGACGCCCGAGGACGTCGCCGCCGTCGCGGAGGGGGCCGCGCTAGGCTCCTACTCCTACACCGAGCACAAGTCGGACGCGGCGGACACGAAGCCGAACGTGGCCAACGTCATCATCCACACGCCCGCCGCCGGGACCCCGGAGGCCGACGCCGCGCTCGCGCGCGCCTCCGTGCTGGGGACTGCGGTGAACGCGACCCGCACGCTCGTGAACATGCCGCCGAGCCAGCTGTATCCGGAGACCGCCGACGCTGCGCGCGAGCTCGCCAAGGGCCTCCCGGTCAAGGTCACGGTGTTCGACGAGAAGCGCCTCGCGAAGGACGGATTCGGCGGCATCCTCGCCGTGGGCCAGGGCTCGGTGCGGCCGCCCCGCATGGTCAAGGTCGAGTACGTCCCCGCGAAGGCGCCCGCGGCCAAGAGCGTGCACCTCGTGGGCAAGGGCATCACGTTCGACTCGGGCGGCATCTCCATCAAGCCGGCCGCCAACATGGACCAGATGAAGAGCGACATGGCCGGTGCCGCGACGGTGCTCAACGCCACCCTGGCCGCGGCCCGGCTCGGCCTGGCGGTCAAGGTCACGGCGTGGCTGTGCATCGCCGAGAACATGCCGTCGGGCAGCGCGCAGCGCCCGGCGGACGTTATCACGATCCGCGGCGGCCGGACCGTCGAGGTCCTCAACACCGACGCCGAGGGCCGCCTCGTGATGGCGGACGGGCTCGCGGCGGCGAGCGAGGAGGGCCCAGACGCGCTCATCGACGTCGCCACCCTCACGGGCGCCGCGCTGATCGCGCTCGGCACGCGTACGGCCGGGGTGATGGGCGACGACGCCGTGACCCGCCCGCTGCTGGACGCCGCCGCTTCCGCCGGGGAGGCGGCATGGCCCATGCCGCTGCCGGAGGAACTGCGGGCGGGCCTCGACTCGGCGACGGCGGACATCGCCAACGCCGGAGAGCGTCCGGGCGGCATGCTCACCGCCGCGATTTTCCTCAAGGAGTTCGTGGGGACCCGTGCGGACGGCAGCACAGTCCCCTGGGCGCACATCGACATCGCGGGCCCTGCCTTCAACACAGGCTCGGCCTACGGTCACACCCCCAAGCAGGGCACCGGCTCGACCGTGCGGACCCTCGTTGGCTACCTCGAGGACGTCGCCAGGGCCTGA
- a CDS encoding proteasome assembly chaperone family protein: protein MIDPVSGPLQDPAGLYTAALELSRDEGIRGLPLIMGFTGFADAGHAVRQIIDELISVQGDGALAAFDVDQLLDYRSRRPRIRFVEDHLEDYDAPTLALYRLEDGLGRPYLLLAGPEPDLQWERFARAVVGLVDQLEVTQTLWVHAIPMPVPHTRPLGVTVHGNRPELVEGISRWKPVVEFPGAIGHLIELRLIDAGHDVTGFVVHVPHYLAEAEYPAAAVTGLEHLGAAASLMLPSDRLREAAREVERQVAEQVAASEDIREVVAGLEERFDDHTADVPRRSLLAGPADELPTAEDLGAAVEAYLASHGEPGPDRPDGPETHDGGDPPRDGDEGQSQ from the coding sequence GTGATCGACCCCGTGTCCGGGCCACTGCAGGACCCCGCCGGCCTGTACACCGCAGCGCTGGAACTCAGCCGCGATGAGGGCATCCGCGGCCTGCCGCTCATCATGGGCTTCACCGGCTTCGCCGACGCCGGGCACGCTGTGCGCCAGATCATCGATGAGCTCATCAGCGTCCAAGGCGACGGAGCGCTCGCCGCCTTCGACGTCGACCAGCTGCTGGACTACCGCTCCCGCAGGCCCCGCATCCGCTTCGTCGAGGACCACCTCGAGGACTATGACGCGCCGACGCTGGCCCTCTACCGGCTCGAGGACGGGCTCGGGCGACCTTATCTTCTGCTCGCCGGCCCCGAGCCCGACCTGCAGTGGGAGCGGTTCGCACGCGCCGTCGTCGGCCTCGTCGACCAGCTCGAGGTGACCCAGACCCTGTGGGTCCATGCGATCCCGATGCCGGTTCCGCACACCAGGCCGCTCGGCGTGACGGTCCACGGCAACCGGCCGGAGCTCGTCGAGGGCATCTCGCGGTGGAAGCCGGTCGTGGAGTTCCCGGGCGCGATCGGGCACCTCATCGAGCTGCGGCTCATCGACGCCGGGCATGACGTGACGGGCTTCGTGGTCCACGTCCCGCACTACCTCGCGGAGGCGGAGTACCCCGCCGCCGCCGTGACCGGCCTTGAGCACCTCGGGGCGGCCGCCTCGCTCATGCTCCCGAGCGATCGGCTGCGGGAGGCCGCGCGCGAGGTCGAGCGGCAGGTGGCCGAGCAGGTCGCCGCGTCCGAGGACATCCGCGAGGTTGTCGCTGGCCTTGAGGAGCGCTTCGATGACCACACGGCAGACGTCCCGCGCAGGTCGCTCCTCGCCGGGCCCGCAGACGAGCTGCCGACCGCGGAGGACCTCGGCGCCGCCGTTGAGGCCTACCTCGCCTCGCACGGCGAGCCCGGCCCCGATCGGCCCGACGGGCCGGAGACGCACGACGGCGGCGACCCGCCACGAGACGGGGACGAGGGCCAGTCGCAGTAG
- a CDS encoding MFS transporter produces the protein MNSWRAYTVWGIGVFAYLVAVLQRTSFGVVGLEAADRFHAGGAVLSAFTVLQLVVYASLQIPVGILVDRFGSRVMVAAGAVFMALGQLQIAVAESVVTGIIGRMLVGMGDAMTFVSVLRLVPLWFDSRKSPLMSQLTGVVGQLGQLVSVIPFLALLHATGWTQAFMSLAALSVLVIVLALALIKNSPTGTRVEHDGEPEGTRAVLVAAWRQPGTRLGMWSHFTVQFSGNVFALMWGFPFMVAGEGYPPSVAAGLMSFFVAVAIIAGPPMGRFVARHPLRRSTLVLAISALTAAVWIAVLLTPGQAPLWLMAILIAVLALGGPSSMIGFDFARTFNPSHRLGTATGIVNIGGFVAALLTMFLVGYLLDVQHALGLSPDGVYSLDAFRVALAVQLLVLGAGAFALIRVRRKVRRGLEAQGVTVPPLREAWAEYRARRRGD, from the coding sequence GTGAACAGCTGGCGCGCCTATACGGTCTGGGGAATCGGCGTCTTCGCGTATCTGGTGGCCGTGCTCCAGCGGACGTCCTTCGGCGTGGTCGGCCTCGAGGCCGCGGACAGGTTCCATGCGGGCGGCGCGGTGCTCTCCGCGTTCACGGTCCTCCAGCTGGTGGTGTACGCGTCCCTGCAGATCCCCGTCGGCATCCTCGTGGACCGCTTCGGCAGCCGTGTCATGGTTGCGGCCGGCGCGGTCTTCATGGCCCTCGGGCAGCTGCAGATCGCCGTCGCCGAGTCGGTGGTCACCGGCATCATCGGGCGCATGCTCGTGGGGATGGGGGACGCGATGACATTCGTGTCCGTGCTCCGGCTGGTCCCACTCTGGTTCGACTCCCGCAAGTCGCCGCTCATGAGCCAGCTCACCGGTGTGGTCGGCCAGCTCGGCCAGCTCGTGAGCGTCATCCCCTTCCTTGCGCTCCTGCACGCCACGGGCTGGACTCAGGCCTTCATGAGCCTGGCCGCCCTCTCGGTGCTCGTGATCGTGCTGGCCCTCGCGCTGATCAAGAACTCGCCGACGGGGACGAGGGTGGAGCACGACGGCGAGCCCGAGGGCACCCGGGCGGTCCTCGTCGCCGCATGGCGGCAACCCGGCACGAGGCTCGGGATGTGGAGCCACTTCACCGTCCAGTTCAGCGGCAATGTCTTCGCGCTCATGTGGGGCTTCCCGTTCATGGTCGCCGGCGAGGGGTACCCGCCGTCGGTCGCGGCGGGCCTCATGTCCTTCTTCGTCGCAGTGGCCATCATCGCCGGGCCGCCCATGGGGCGGTTCGTCGCCCGCCATCCCCTCCGGCGCTCGACGCTCGTCCTCGCGATCTCGGCACTCACGGCGGCGGTGTGGATCGCCGTCCTCCTGACCCCGGGCCAGGCGCCGCTGTGGCTCATGGCGATCCTGATCGCCGTCCTCGCCCTCGGCGGCCCGAGCTCGATGATCGGATTCGACTTCGCGCGGACCTTCAACCCCTCTCACCGGCTCGGCACCGCGACGGGAATCGTCAACATCGGCGGCTTCGTGGCGGCGCTGCTGACGATGTTCCTCGTCGGCTACCTCCTCGACGTCCAGCATGCGCTCGGCCTTTCCCCCGACGGCGTCTACAGCCTCGATGCGTTCCGCGTCGCCCTCGCCGTCCAACTGCTCGTGCTCGGCGCGGGCGCGTTCGCCCTCATCCGCGTGCGGCGCAAGGTTCGGCGCGGCCTCGAGGCACAGGGCGTCACCGTGCCGCCGCTGCGCGAGGCGTGGGCGGAGTACCGGGCGCGGCGCCGAGGAGACTGA
- a CDS encoding DUF4192 domain-containing protein, with translation MDDTQHPAADHVPGATGIPDAQGPSCGPDECALPESRDEPLAVRTAEDILAYIPHALGEWPQESLVAVCLADGHLGPTLRIDLPRRRGPSALGRFSDTVAGYVAHDRPAGAVLAVYTRTPWTDPRRAPHQEVVDALIARLAEEGVPVLEVWAVGPEHWRTTTCTDVLCCPWPGASVESLRDSRIEAEMVYRGSSYAPVPDLPEGTVPRASVSAALEACFQDPERWWDPYEFTAALAVWDEVLSEADPPDPDRLRLLAATLLRPALRDAVMVAAAADAATAWRGSSATAILRTEPVDGHPTTRFQGIPPALPGGVPAAEAAAALDCWSEATPPAQADAAGTGPRDAVSGFEFGLVLMGCTGTAPSWARIARLERVAMSLTRMEEPEVRAPALSILAWVQWARGRGGRCVAFLERALSADPDYRLAQLLLGLVQQGELPGWSRSGATAWHRGDEAA, from the coding sequence ATGGACGATACCCAGCATCCCGCAGCCGACCACGTTCCCGGTGCGACCGGCATCCCGGACGCCCAAGGCCCGTCGTGCGGCCCCGACGAATGCGCGCTCCCTGAATCGCGGGACGAGCCGCTCGCCGTCCGTACTGCCGAGGACATCCTCGCGTACATCCCGCATGCTCTCGGGGAGTGGCCGCAGGAGAGCCTCGTCGCGGTGTGCCTCGCCGACGGGCATCTCGGGCCCACCTTGAGGATCGACCTGCCTCGGCGCCGCGGCCCGTCAGCCCTCGGCCGGTTCTCCGACACGGTGGCAGGCTATGTGGCCCACGACCGGCCCGCTGGGGCGGTCCTCGCCGTCTACACCCGGACACCGTGGACGGACCCGCGCCGTGCGCCGCACCAGGAAGTGGTCGACGCACTCATCGCGCGCCTCGCAGAGGAAGGCGTCCCTGTCCTCGAGGTCTGGGCGGTCGGCCCCGAGCATTGGCGGACCACCACATGTACTGACGTGCTCTGCTGCCCGTGGCCCGGCGCGAGCGTCGAGTCGCTCCGCGACAGCCGGATCGAGGCGGAGATGGTGTACCGGGGAAGCTCGTACGCTCCGGTCCCCGATCTCCCCGAGGGAACCGTGCCCCGGGCATCGGTGTCCGCGGCCCTCGAGGCCTGCTTCCAGGACCCCGAGCGGTGGTGGGACCCCTACGAGTTCACGGCGGCGCTCGCGGTCTGGGACGAGGTTCTCTCCGAGGCGGATCCCCCGGACCCGGATCGCCTGCGGCTGCTGGCCGCGACGCTCCTGAGGCCTGCCCTCCGCGACGCCGTCATGGTCGCCGCGGCCGCCGACGCAGCGACGGCGTGGCGGGGCAGCTCGGCGACCGCGATCCTGAGGACCGAGCCCGTGGACGGGCACCCGACGACGCGGTTCCAGGGGATCCCCCCTGCGCTGCCCGGGGGAGTGCCGGCCGCCGAGGCCGCCGCGGCGCTGGACTGCTGGTCGGAGGCCACGCCGCCCGCGCAGGCGGACGCCGCGGGGACCGGTCCTCGGGATGCCGTCTCTGGCTTCGAATTCGGCCTCGTCCTCATGGGGTGCACCGGCACTGCGCCATCCTGGGCCCGCATCGCCCGGCTCGAGCGTGTGGCGATGAGCCTCACACGGATGGAGGAGCCCGAGGTTCGGGCACCGGCGCTGTCGATCCTCGCGTGGGTCCAATGGGCCAGAGGGCGCGGCGGACGGTGCGTCGCGTTCCTGGAACGCGCGCTGTCGGCCGACCCCGACTACCGACTTGCCCAGCTCCTCCTGGGGCTCGTGCAGCAGGGGGAACTGCCAGGGTGGTCCCGGTCCGGCGCCACTGCGTGGCATCGCGGGGACGAGGCCGCCTAG
- a CDS encoding RNA polymerase sigma factor yields MTPPTENETAQAAMADNPQATSAPARSAAKRSPAKPAASKAKAPARKAAAKAAPKGAASVKAEAADAKAGLDEEAVEEDLEAVTPNDGEIVAAESEEKATGSAIVISDADEDDAPVQQVTSAGATADPVKDYLKQIGKVALLNAEQEVDLALRIEAGLFAKHKLDEEGESYDTQYRHDLERIVHDGERAKNHLLEANLRLVVSLAKRYTGRGMLFLDLIQEGNLGLIRAVEKFDYTKGFKFSTYATWWIRQAITRAMADQARTIRIPVHMVEVINKLARVQRQMLQDLGREPTPEELAKELDMTPEKVVEVQKYGREPISLHTPLGEDGDSEFGDLIEDSEAVVPADAVSFTLLQEQLHSVLDTLSEREAGVVAMRFGLTDGQPKTLDEIGKVYGVTRERIRQIESKTMSKLRHPSRSQVLRDYLD; encoded by the coding sequence GTGACGCCCCCCACGGAAAATGAGACCGCCCAGGCGGCCATGGCGGACAATCCGCAGGCCACGAGCGCTCCTGCGCGCTCTGCGGCCAAGCGGTCCCCGGCCAAGCCGGCTGCATCCAAGGCCAAGGCACCCGCGCGCAAGGCCGCGGCCAAGGCCGCCCCGAAGGGCGCAGCGAGCGTCAAGGCGGAGGCCGCAGACGCGAAGGCCGGGCTGGACGAGGAGGCCGTCGAGGAGGACCTCGAGGCCGTCACGCCCAACGACGGCGAGATCGTCGCTGCCGAGAGCGAGGAGAAGGCGACAGGATCCGCAATCGTCATCTCCGACGCCGACGAGGACGACGCTCCGGTCCAGCAGGTCACAAGCGCCGGTGCGACCGCCGACCCGGTGAAGGACTACCTCAAGCAGATCGGCAAGGTCGCGCTCCTGAACGCAGAGCAGGAGGTGGATCTCGCGCTGCGCATCGAGGCCGGCCTGTTCGCCAAGCACAAGCTTGACGAGGAGGGCGAGTCCTACGACACCCAGTACCGCCATGACCTCGAGCGCATCGTGCATGACGGCGAGCGTGCCAAGAACCACCTGCTCGAGGCGAACCTCCGTCTCGTCGTCTCCCTTGCCAAGCGGTACACCGGGCGCGGCATGCTCTTCCTGGACCTCATCCAGGAAGGCAACCTCGGCCTCATCCGCGCCGTCGAGAAGTTCGACTACACCAAGGGGTTCAAGTTCTCGACCTACGCCACGTGGTGGATCCGCCAGGCCATCACGCGCGCCATGGCGGACCAGGCACGCACGATCCGCATCCCCGTCCACATGGTCGAGGTCATCAACAAGCTTGCCCGCGTCCAGCGGCAGATGCTCCAGGACCTGGGTCGTGAGCCCACGCCCGAGGAACTCGCCAAGGAGCTCGACATGACGCCCGAGAAGGTCGTCGAGGTCCAGAAGTACGGCCGCGAGCCCATCTCCCTCCACACGCCGCTCGGCGAGGACGGCGACTCGGAGTTCGGCGACCTCATCGAGGACTCCGAGGCCGTGGTGCCCGCGGACGCGGTCAGCTTCACGCTCCTCCAGGAGCAGCTCCACTCGGTCCTCGACACGCTCTCAGAGCGGGAGGCCGGTGTCGTGGCGATGCGGTTCGGCCTCACCGACGGACAGCCCAAGACCCTCGACGAGATCGGCAAGGTCTACGGTGTCACGCGCGAGCGCATCCGCCAGATCGAGTCGAAGACCATGTCCAAGCTGCGCCACCCCTCCCGGTCCCAGGTGCTCCGCGACTACCTCGACTGA
- a CDS encoding tyrosine-type recombinase/integrase yields the protein MPAKAPDPDLGSLLPSWELALRAVRKSPATLKSYGDGVRSFLSWCADDGRPAVLDRTAVNGFTAALLDSGREPATVRSRQLAVRRFSAWLAEEGEIPADPLLGLKAPKLDVKVVEPLTDGQLRALIKACAGTDMRDRRDEAIVRFMTETGARAGECAALALDDVDLAHGTATVRRGKGGKGRVVPFGAQTARALDRYRRARASHRLAGTPAFWLGDRGKAFSYDGLHKTLGERAAAAGIEGFHPHKLRHTAAHRWLAAGGSEGGLMAVAGWERPDMLARYTKARAAERAAEEARRLNLGDL from the coding sequence ATGCCAGCCAAGGCCCCGGACCCCGATCTTGGCTCGCTCCTGCCCTCGTGGGAACTCGCCCTCAGGGCCGTGCGCAAGAGCCCCGCGACGCTGAAGAGCTACGGCGACGGCGTCCGGTCCTTCCTTTCATGGTGCGCCGACGACGGCCGCCCTGCCGTACTCGACCGGACCGCGGTCAACGGCTTCACGGCCGCGCTTCTCGACTCCGGGCGCGAACCGGCCACGGTGCGGTCCCGCCAGCTCGCCGTGCGCCGGTTCAGTGCCTGGCTCGCCGAGGAAGGCGAGATCCCCGCCGACCCCCTGCTCGGCCTGAAGGCACCCAAGCTCGACGTCAAGGTCGTCGAGCCGCTCACCGACGGCCAGCTCAGGGCGCTCATCAAGGCGTGCGCCGGTACGGACATGCGCGACCGCCGCGACGAGGCGATCGTCCGCTTCATGACCGAGACCGGGGCGCGCGCGGGGGAGTGCGCGGCGCTCGCACTCGACGACGTGGACCTGGCCCACGGGACCGCGACTGTCCGCCGCGGCAAGGGAGGCAAGGGCCGCGTCGTGCCATTCGGCGCCCAGACCGCCCGCGCGCTCGACCGCTACCGGCGCGCACGCGCCTCGCACAGGCTCGCCGGGACCCCTGCGTTCTGGCTGGGCGACCGCGGCAAGGCGTTCAGCTACGACGGCCTCCACAAGACCCTCGGCGAGCGTGCCGCCGCCGCTGGGATCGAAGGATTCCACCCCCACAAGCTGAGGCACACCGCGGCCCACAGGTGGCTCGCCGCGGGCGGATCCGAAGGCGGCCTCATGGCCGTGGCCGGCTGGGAGCGCCCAGACATGCTGGCGCGCTACACCAAGGCCCGCGCGGCCGAGCGCGCCGCCGAGGAAGCCCGGAGGCTGAACCTGGGGGACCTCTGA
- a CDS encoding helix-turn-helix domain-containing protein: MAIKQIEPLELYSAEDVMRLYGVSRRFVQARIDDGQLTPLWLGRYLRFAPEEVHALLRTSRTPEEEAIARANPRGRAAGK; encoded by the coding sequence ATGGCCATCAAGCAGATCGAGCCACTTGAGCTCTATTCGGCGGAAGACGTCATGCGGCTGTACGGCGTGTCCCGCCGCTTCGTCCAGGCCCGCATCGATGACGGGCAGCTCACGCCGCTCTGGCTCGGGCGATACCTCCGCTTCGCCCCCGAAGAAGTCCACGCCCTCCTCCGCACCTCCAGGACACCTGAGGAAGAAGCCATCGCCCGGGCGAACCCCAGGGGCAGGGCGGCCGGCAAGTGA
- a CDS encoding helix-turn-helix domain-containing protein, translating to MHLDPSTAAVAFYLATYANTKTGRGAHPGVTQLAEDSGMSTRTVMRHLQSLEDLGLVVCVRRGSDMGRKAMTSVYDLAIPEDPEHVSKHQDHVTPVSHVDPSDQVTPMSHDQVPPVSHDRPEQVTPVTGTGDTGVTPTLQELPSSNSPTAVKDVGTSPSPDVSPARTREAAHEALERRRPGTRRPEPENLDDDAPPPPEDTDQEIERVYTEPAWDDAPPDDNEPMDHDDEERLRRLPYSRGRITKPTPIDLEKLADYPPPY from the coding sequence ATCCACCTCGACCCCAGCACCGCGGCCGTGGCGTTCTACCTAGCGACCTACGCCAACACCAAGACGGGCCGAGGCGCACATCCGGGGGTTACCCAGCTCGCTGAGGACTCGGGGATGTCCACCCGAACCGTGATGAGGCACCTGCAGAGCCTCGAAGACCTGGGGCTCGTGGTCTGCGTCCGCAGGGGCAGCGACATGGGCCGGAAGGCCATGACGAGCGTCTACGACCTCGCCATACCCGAGGACCCGGAACATGTATCTAAGCATCAGGATCATGTGACACCCGTGTCACATGTTGACCCCTCTGATCAGGTGACACCCATGTCACATGATCAGGTGCCACCGGTGTCACATGATCGGCCGGAACAGGTGACACCGGTGACCGGAACAGGTGACACGGGTGTCACCCCTACTCTCCAAGAACTACCCTCCTCTAACTCACCTACCGCTGTTAAGGACGTTGGAACGTCGCCGTCTCCGGACGTCTCACCAGCGCGCACACGCGAGGCCGCACACGAAGCCCTTGAGCGCCGCCGACCAGGAACCCGCCGACCCGAACCCGAGAACCTCGACGACGACGCACCGCCGCCCCCCGAAGACACCGACCAGGAGATCGAACGCGTGTACACCGAGCCCGCCTGGGACGACGCACCACCCGACGACAACGAACCCATGGATCACGACGACGAGGAACGCCTCCGGAGGCTTCCCTACAGCCGAGGCAGGATCACCAAGCCCACCCCCATTGACCTCGAGAAGCTCGCCGACTACCCCCCGCCGTACTGA
- a CDS encoding TIR domain-containing protein — protein sequence MKVFLSWAGDFSRKVAEHFADWLPSVIQECHDPYISTETPKGSPWFETITRNLDLCDVGIVFVTSDNMARPWLNFEAGAMLKKFDRPGVCPILVNIGKADYVGPMDNLQLTEIGDRKDMLKLLGTINDRCQSPLDQKILDRSFDFNWDDLVQAVSRASKAQGEPKAEERGLGEKVDEILTLVRGIPENIVSRERHPSRILDQLRDQDARERELRNDHRVRMEVFAAIHGSQYGFDTEDEQVMVLDYVGDLRSPSALIVKRSGGNGEAREVPFGEITITPF from the coding sequence ATGAAGGTCTTCCTCAGCTGGGCCGGTGATTTCAGCCGCAAGGTCGCCGAACACTTCGCAGACTGGCTGCCGTCCGTAATCCAGGAATGCCACGACCCGTACATCTCCACTGAAACACCGAAAGGCTCCCCGTGGTTCGAGACCATCACAAGGAACCTCGACCTGTGTGATGTTGGCATCGTCTTTGTGACGTCCGATAACATGGCCAGGCCGTGGCTGAATTTTGAGGCCGGGGCGATGCTAAAGAAGTTCGACCGCCCAGGAGTCTGCCCCATCCTCGTGAACATCGGGAAAGCCGACTACGTGGGACCGATGGACAACCTCCAGTTGACCGAGATCGGCGACCGGAAGGACATGCTGAAACTGCTCGGGACGATCAACGACCGGTGCCAGTCCCCGCTGGACCAGAAGATCCTGGACCGGTCGTTCGACTTCAACTGGGACGACCTTGTGCAGGCCGTGAGCCGAGCGTCCAAAGCGCAGGGGGAACCCAAGGCCGAAGAACGAGGCCTCGGAGAGAAGGTCGATGAGATCCTCACGCTCGTCCGCGGGATACCGGAGAATATCGTGTCGCGCGAGCGCCATCCATCACGCATCCTCGACCAGCTGCGGGACCAGGACGCCCGCGAGCGGGAACTTCGAAACGACCACAGGGTCAGGATGGAAGTATTCGCGGCCATCCACGGGTCGCAATACGGATTCGACACCGAGGACGAGCAAGTCATGGTCCTCGACTACGTCGGTGACCTCCGTTCGCCCTCCGCACTCATCGTGAAGCGCTCCGGCGGCAATGGCGAGGCTCGCGAAGTCCCATTCGGCGAGATCACCATTACACCGTTCTGA
- a CDS encoding recombinase family protein, producing MNATGQRIAYLRVSSEDQNLARQFEAVGDVDKTFQEKTSGGTRAGRRAALAELISYARAGDIVIAASIDRMARSIVDMRQIVDELLHKGVAVQFVKENLTFEPDRQDSFATFQLNIMASFAEFERALIRERQAEGIKAAKARGVYKGRAKSIKPEQLAEASQWLEDGLTKAEAARKLGVDRSTLYRALSAAEAAK from the coding sequence ATGAATGCAACAGGTCAGCGCATCGCCTACCTGAGGGTCTCTAGCGAGGACCAGAATCTGGCGCGGCAGTTCGAGGCTGTGGGCGACGTCGATAAGACGTTCCAGGAGAAGACGTCCGGCGGCACACGCGCCGGGCGGCGTGCAGCACTCGCCGAACTCATCAGCTACGCGCGCGCCGGCGACATCGTCATAGCGGCCTCTATAGACCGAATGGCACGCTCTATCGTCGATATGAGGCAGATCGTTGACGAGTTGCTGCACAAGGGCGTCGCAGTGCAATTCGTGAAGGAGAACCTTACGTTCGAGCCCGACAGGCAAGACTCGTTCGCAACGTTCCAGCTGAACATCATGGCGTCGTTCGCCGAGTTCGAGCGCGCGCTCATCCGCGAGCGACAGGCCGAAGGCATCAAGGCAGCGAAGGCTCGAGGGGTCTACAAGGGCCGCGCCAAGTCGATCAAGCCCGAACAGCTCGCCGAAGCCAGCCAGTGGCTCGAAGACGGCCTCACGAAGGCCGAAGCGGCCCGGAAGCTGGGCGTGGACCGCTCGACCCTGTACAGGGCGCTCAGCGCCGCCGAGGCGGCCAAGTGA